A single window of Salvia splendens isolate huo1 chromosome 6, SspV2, whole genome shotgun sequence DNA harbors:
- the LOC121806174 gene encoding serine/threonine-protein kinase SRK2E-like has product MDMPIMHDSDRYELVRDIGSGNFGVARLMRDRQTGELVAVKYIERGEKIDENVQREIINHRSLRHPNIVRFKEVILTPTHLAIVMEYASGGELFERICNAGRFSEDEARFFFQQLISGVSYCHAMQICHRDLKLENTLLDGSPAPRLKICDFGYSKSSVLHSQPKSTVGTPAYIAPEVLLKKEYDGKIADVWSCGVTLYVMLVGAYPFEDPEEPKNFRKTIQRILNVQYTIPDYVHISPECRHLISRIFVADPAKRISIPEIKNHGWFLKNLPSDLMDNNMENNQFEEPEQPMQSDSEIMQIITEATIPPAGTNSLNQYLTGSLDIDDDMDEDLESDPDLDIDSSGEIVYAM; this is encoded by the exons ATGGACATGCCGATCATGCACGATAGCGACAGGTATGAGCTGGTTAGGGATATCGGGTCTGGTAATTTCGGAGTCGCTCGGCTCATGAGGGATCGTCAGACGGGAGAGCTTGTTGCTGTTAAGTACATCGAGAGGGGGGAGaag ATTGATGAAAATGTGCAGAGAGAAATCATCAACCATAGGTCTCTCAGACACCCAAATATCGTCAGATTCAAAGAG gtTATACTGACGCCGACACATTTAGCCATTGTGATGGAGTACGCATCTGGAGGAGAACTTTTCGAACGGATATGCAATGCAGGCCGATTCAGTGAGGACGAG GCAAGGTTTTTCTTCCAGCAACTAATATCAGGGGTCAGCTACTGTCATGCTATG CAAATTTGCCACCGTGATTTGAAGTTGGAGAATACGTTGCTCGATGGAAGCCCAGCTCCTCGGCtgaaaatttgtgattttgggTACTCAAAG TCGTCTGTGCTTCATTCACAACCAAAGTCGACAGTCGGTACCCCTGCATATATTGCCCCAGAAGTGTTGctcaaaaaggaatatgatGGAAAG ATCGCAGACGTCTGGTCTTGTGGAGTAACTCTGTATGTGATGTTGGTTGGTGCATATCCATTCGAGGACCCTGAGGAACCCAAGAACTTTAGAAAGACTATACAG AGAATCTTGAACGTCCAGTACACCATCCCAGACTACGTTCATATATCCCCAGAATGTCGTCATCTGATCTCAAGGATCTTCGTGGCGGACCCTGCAAAG AGGATTTCAATCCCAGAGATCAAGAACCACGGGTGGTTTCTAAAGAACCTGCCTTCGGATTTGATGGACAACAACATGGAAAACAATCAGTTTGAAGAACCAGAACAACCTATGCAGAGTGATAGTGAGATTATGCAGATAATAACTGAGGCTACCATCCCACCTGCTGGAACCAACAGTCTTAACCAGTATCTCACGGGAAGCCTCGACATTGATGATGACATGGACGAGGACCTTGAAAGCGATCCTGATCTTGACATCGATAGCAGTGGAGAAATAGTGTATGCTATGTGA